One window of Leptotrichia sp. oral taxon 498 genomic DNA carries:
- the radC gene encoding RadC family protein yields MEEILKKDEEKEKGHRKRLREKFLTVGTKGLQDYEILELLLTYTIVRKNCRGIAKELLLKYGDLYSILKQSGEELQKNKNVTERAVVFLKLIFEIIENGLYKKIYNKRIEISSNTKLLNYLSCSLLKRDVEVFKVLFLNSQNELLKEEELFFGTLDRSTVYIRELIKKILNYNAKSIIIVHNHPSGSLKPSDSDIFLTRKIKELFDKIEIQLLDHLIISERGYFSFLEGGIL; encoded by the coding sequence ATGGAAGAAATTTTAAAAAAAGATGAAGAAAAAGAAAAAGGGCATCGCAAGCGGTTGAGAGAAAAATTTTTGACTGTTGGAACTAAAGGGCTTCAGGATTATGAAATTTTGGAATTGCTCTTGACTTATACAATTGTGCGAAAAAATTGCAGGGGGATTGCTAAAGAATTGCTTTTGAAATATGGGGATTTGTATTCTATTTTGAAGCAATCTGGCGAAGAATTGCAAAAAAATAAAAATGTGACAGAAAGAGCTGTCGTTTTTTTGAAATTGATATTTGAAATAATTGAAAATGGGTTGTATAAAAAAATTTATAACAAAAGAATCGAAATATCCAGTAATACTAAATTATTAAATTATTTGAGTTGTTCTCTTTTAAAAAGGGATGTTGAAGTTTTTAAAGTTTTATTTTTAAATAGTCAAAATGAATTGCTGAAAGAAGAAGAGTTATTTTTTGGGACTTTGGATAGAAGTACAGTTTATATCAGGGAATTGATAAAAAAGATATTAAATTATAATGCAAAATCAATAATTATTGTCCATAACCATCCATCTGGATCGTTAAAGCCATCAGATTCAGATATTTTTTTGACAAGAAAGATAAAAGAACTTTTTGACAAGATAGAAATACAGCTTTTGGATCATTTGATAATTAGTGAGCGGGGATATTTCAGCTTTTTAGAAGGTGGAATATTGTGA
- a CDS encoding AMP-binding protein gives MFLQRADRLALVDFKNRHINYTELINNIKYFSEYVINLEKDRFGLIIMENRPEWIYGFMAIWDKNSAGIALDANSNPQEILYVLNDANPDIILCSDETQKNIIDAVNQYEFKDKIKIINVDKVKISEEKLNFIRNSDFELNNPTGNETAAMLYTSGTTGNPKGVMLSFDNLNSEMEGIYEKGIFDYRDQILALLPFHHILPLTATVLLMLKYQTSIVFVEKIASKEIFEALEKNRVTALIGVPRVFKLFYDGVMEQINAKFLTRTIYKIMKNSNSIKLKRKVFAKVHKKFGGRLDFIVVGGAKMDPEISRFYETLGIYSLEGYGLTETSPVIAVNSKKERKIGTVGKKLFNVEVKIENEELMVKGPIVMKGYYNKPEKTKEVITEDGWFKTGDLATIDDEGFITIRGRRNTMIVLSNGKNIDPETLEDRVLKKSDGLIKEIGIFNHKNKLAAIIVPDLLEFRKRNITNTKTYIKNIVEDYNLKAHNYEKILDYKLFENELPKTRVGKTRRFMLPDLYEKGETDKKEKVIEPDNEIYRILKEYVKKNKGIAPQPQENLELEIGMDSLDIVEFFAYIESNFGIRLDEDEFSKMPNLLLLSEYINQKATKIEDNEVDWKKIIDETKPIVDNKNRWVTKILKPLQPIVDLYFRTKKINKKNLTAEPQIFVSNHQSFVDPVVLGTLLPRKILNNTLFLAIDWYFKKGFMKLLVNHGNVILVDINKNIRKSVEEIVGHLKSGKSVLIFPEGARTKDGKVAEFKKVFAIIAKEMGVDIQCLGIKGAFNAYSRYMKFPRPKKIEVAVLEKFKPAGSYDEICKKAQNIIKKYVENLIINN, from the coding sequence ATGTTTTTACAAAGAGCGGACAGACTTGCTTTAGTCGATTTTAAAAATAGACATATAAATTATACTGAGCTTATAAATAATATTAAATATTTTTCAGAATATGTAATAAATTTAGAAAAAGACAGATTTGGACTTATAATTATGGAAAATCGTCCCGAGTGGATTTATGGATTTATGGCTATTTGGGATAAAAATTCGGCGGGAATTGCACTTGATGCGAATAGCAACCCTCAAGAAATTTTGTATGTGTTAAATGACGCAAATCCTGATATTATTTTGTGTTCTGATGAGACTCAAAAAAATATAATTGATGCTGTCAATCAATATGAATTTAAAGATAAAATAAAAATAATTAATGTTGATAAAGTTAAAATCTCAGAAGAAAAGTTAAATTTTATAAGAAATTCAGATTTTGAGTTAAATAATCCGACTGGAAATGAAACTGCTGCTATGCTCTACACTTCTGGAACGACTGGAAATCCCAAGGGAGTTATGCTCTCATTTGATAACTTAAATTCTGAAATGGAAGGAATTTATGAAAAAGGAATTTTTGACTACCGTGACCAAATTTTGGCGCTGCTTCCATTTCACCACATTTTGCCACTTACAGCGACTGTGCTTTTGATGTTAAAATATCAGACTTCCATCGTTTTTGTGGAAAAAATTGCAAGTAAAGAGATTTTCGAAGCTCTTGAAAAAAATAGAGTTACAGCGCTAATTGGGGTTCCAAGAGTGTTTAAATTATTTTATGATGGAGTTATGGAGCAAATTAATGCAAAATTTTTAACAAGAACTATTTACAAAATTATGAAAAACTCAAATTCTATAAAATTAAAACGAAAAGTATTCGCAAAAGTTCACAAAAAATTTGGAGGACGTTTGGATTTCATCGTCGTCGGTGGAGCAAAAATGGATCCTGAAATTTCAAGATTTTACGAAACTTTGGGAATTTATTCTCTGGAGGGTTACGGACTTACTGAAACTTCGCCAGTTATAGCAGTAAATTCTAAAAAAGAGAGAAAAATTGGAACCGTTGGGAAAAAACTTTTTAATGTCGAAGTAAAGATTGAAAATGAAGAGCTTATGGTAAAAGGACCAATTGTGATGAAAGGTTATTACAATAAACCGGAAAAAACAAAAGAAGTGATTACTGAAGATGGATGGTTTAAAACAGGGGATTTGGCAACAATTGACGACGAAGGATTTATTACAATTCGTGGAAGACGAAATACGATGATTGTTTTATCGAATGGTAAAAATATTGATCCTGAAACCCTAGAAGATAGAGTTCTAAAAAAAAGTGACGGACTTATAAAGGAAATCGGAATTTTTAATCATAAAAATAAACTTGCGGCAATAATTGTTCCAGATTTATTGGAATTTAGAAAAAGAAATATTACAAACACAAAAACTTACATAAAAAATATTGTTGAAGACTACAACTTAAAAGCTCATAACTATGAAAAAATACTGGATTATAAACTTTTTGAAAATGAATTGCCAAAAACTCGAGTTGGAAAAACAAGAAGATTTATGTTGCCTGACTTATACGAAAAAGGTGAAACGGATAAAAAAGAAAAAGTAATCGAGCCAGATAACGAAATTTACAGAATTTTAAAAGAATATGTCAAAAAGAATAAGGGAATTGCTCCACAGCCACAAGAAAATCTGGAACTTGAAATTGGAATGGATTCACTTGACATCGTCGAATTTTTTGCATATATTGAAAGTAACTTTGGAATTAGACTGGATGAAGATGAGTTTTCTAAAATGCCTAATTTGCTTTTGCTTTCTGAATATATCAACCAAAAAGCTACAAAAATTGAAGATAATGAAGTTGACTGGAAAAAGATAATTGATGAAACTAAACCGATTGTTGACAATAAAAATCGTTGGGTTACAAAAATTTTAAAACCACTTCAACCAATAGTTGATTTGTATTTTAGGACAAAAAAAATAAATAAAAAAAATCTTACGGCAGAACCTCAAATTTTTGTCTCAAACCATCAAAGTTTTGTTGATCCAGTTGTATTAGGAACTCTGCTTCCACGAAAAATATTAAATAACACTTTATTTTTAGCAATTGACTGGTATTTTAAAAAAGGTTTTATGAAACTTCTTGTAAACCATGGAAATGTTATTTTAGTTGACATAAACAAAAATATAAGAAAAAGCGTGGAAGAGATTGTTGGACATTTAAAAAGTGGTAAAAGTGTGCTAATTTTCCCTGAAGGTGCAAGGACAAAAGATGGTAAAGTTGCCGAGTTTAAAAAAGTATTCGCAATCATAGCTAAAGAAATGGGTGTAGATATTCAGTGCCTTGGGATAAAAGGCGCATTTAACGCATATTCGAGATATATGAAATTTCCAAGACCGAAAAAAATTGAAGTTGCGGTACTAGAAAAATTTAAGCCAGCTGGCAGTTATGACGAAATTTGCAAGAAAGCACAAAATATTATAAAAAAATATGTGGAAAATTTAATAATAAATAATTAA
- the ricT gene encoding PSP1 family protein has product MKIINIKFRKTKKVYPFIINEVENYKKGDYVLVDTIRGEQIGIVLDAVLNQEKILEEKEELKMREVKRKLNESEINKLTELDKKADEAYFICKKIVKRFLPEMNLVIGEYTFDENKLIFYFTAEKRLDFRELVKEVNRTFKKRVEFYQIKVNDEGRILSAFGKYGREIYW; this is encoded by the coding sequence GTGAAAATAATAAATATAAAATTTAGGAAAACTAAAAAAGTTTATCCGTTTATAATTAATGAAGTGGAAAATTATAAAAAAGGAGACTATGTCTTGGTTGATACCATTCGGGGAGAGCAGATTGGGATTGTTTTAGATGCTGTGTTAAATCAGGAAAAGATTTTGGAGGAAAAAGAAGAACTTAAAATGCGTGAAGTTAAGCGAAAATTGAATGAAAGTGAAATAAATAAACTTACGGAGCTTGATAAAAAGGCAGACGAGGCTTATTTTATATGTAAAAAAATTGTAAAAAGATTTCTTCCTGAAATGAATCTTGTAATTGGCGAGTATACTTTTGATGAAAATAAGCTAATTTTTTATTTTACAGCGGAAAAAAGACTTGATTTTAGGGAATTGGTAAAAGAAGTGAACAGAACTTTTAAAAAGAGAGTGGAGTTTTATCAAATTAAAGTAAATGATGAAGGTCGTATCTTATCAGCATTTGGAAAATATGGAAGAGAAATTTATTGGTAA
- a CDS encoding prolyl oligopeptidase family serine peptidase yields MKKSLMTAIFFLLAIGVVGNSAKKIDVKTRNFRKVSEKSVKLPNYDGVKKISIFVKGFESGPTVSKIILQMDDYRITGLDKNNWKVKTNGVERKVTNVYISDDKGEKAFDTGIVTLELENVFNQKTLEYEGSPFSFNIKKFFNEWAKEYVVEIDGKVTVDGKDYAINKKEDVINNRVSSDTALFNYRSSFSGNYKNPITKKMENLKLEMAAYEPENLKKGETKPLVIWLHGQGEGGDDPDIDILGTETSALAKEEIQKYFTTSGTDTKGAFVLAVQSPTYWMDEGDGTNGNGSGISRYTQILMDTIKEYVKHNPSVDTERIYLAGDSNGGYMTVNMIINYPDYFAAAVPICEAYAYYEYERNADGTYKTNDIEVSAGGENSAVSKFKETKKLWVTKEKIQKMKKTPIWFIAAADDRIVTPQKFSLPTYRDLLKAGADNAWYSYYENVIGTDEPNSRFPGHFSWIYFLNNQVEGVQNREKIKNSKDESTFGFEPSNSGKGGNKKAQLKGKTFENVFEWMNFQKKIKNR; encoded by the coding sequence ATGAAAAAAAGCTTAATGACTGCAATATTTTTTCTTTTAGCGATTGGAGTAGTCGGGAATAGTGCTAAAAAGATTGATGTAAAAACAAGAAATTTTAGGAAGGTAAGTGAAAAGTCCGTGAAATTACCGAATTATGATGGAGTAAAGAAAATCAGTATTTTTGTAAAAGGTTTTGAAAGTGGGCCTACAGTGAGTAAAATTATTTTGCAAATGGATGATTATCGAATTACTGGGCTTGATAAAAATAATTGGAAGGTCAAGACTAATGGAGTTGAGAGAAAGGTAACTAATGTATATATTTCAGATGATAAGGGGGAAAAAGCCTTTGATACTGGAATTGTTACGCTTGAATTGGAAAATGTATTTAATCAGAAGACTTTGGAATACGAAGGCTCACCGTTTTCATTTAATATTAAGAAATTTTTTAATGAATGGGCGAAAGAATATGTTGTAGAAATTGACGGGAAAGTTACTGTTGATGGGAAAGATTATGCGATTAATAAAAAGGAAGATGTAATTAATAATCGTGTTTCAAGTGATACAGCATTATTTAATTACAGAAGTTCATTTAGTGGAAATTACAAAAATCCGATTACTAAAAAGATGGAAAATTTGAAATTGGAAATGGCTGCATATGAGCCTGAAAATTTGAAAAAAGGTGAGACAAAACCATTAGTTATTTGGCTTCATGGACAAGGTGAAGGTGGAGATGATCCTGATATTGACATTTTGGGAACAGAAACTTCAGCACTTGCGAAAGAGGAAATTCAGAAATATTTTACTACGAGTGGAACTGATACGAAGGGAGCATTTGTGCTAGCTGTGCAGTCGCCTACTTACTGGATGGACGAAGGTGACGGGACAAATGGTAACGGAAGTGGAATTTCACGATATACTCAAATTTTGATGGATACAATTAAAGAATATGTGAAACATAATCCATCTGTTGATACAGAAAGAATTTATCTTGCTGGAGATTCAAACGGCGGATATATGACAGTAAATATGATAATTAATTATCCAGACTATTTTGCAGCGGCTGTACCAATTTGTGAGGCGTATGCTTATTATGAATATGAGAGAAATGCTGACGGAACTTATAAAACAAATGATATTGAAGTTTCTGCAGGCGGGGAAAATAGTGCAGTTTCAAAATTTAAAGAAACAAAGAAATTATGGGTAACAAAGGAAAAAATTCAAAAAATGAAAAAAACGCCAATTTGGTTTATCGCAGCGGCAGATGATAGAATTGTAACGCCGCAAAAGTTTTCGCTTCCAACATACAGAGATTTATTGAAGGCTGGAGCAGATAATGCGTGGTATTCGTACTATGAAAATGTGATAGGGACAGATGAGCCAAATTCTAGATTTCCAGGACATTTTTCGTGGATATATTTTTTAAATAATCAAGTGGAAGGTGTGCAAAATCGAGAAAAAATAAAAAATTCTAAAGATGAGTCAACTTTTGGTTTTGAGCCAAGCAATTCTGGGAAAGGTGGAAACAAGAAAGCTCAGTTGAAAGGAAAGACATTTGAAAATGTGTTCGAGTGGATGAATTTTCAGAAAAAAATAAAAAACAGATAA